The Chlamydiales bacterium STE3 DNA window AATACTTCCTTGTGATGAGCGGGATGATTCAAGACGAAAATGAAAGGATTCGCACACAAGTTCCCTGTTTGGGAGGTGTCCCCGTAATTGGTGCAGCATTTGGCGGTAAAAGCGCGACAGAACGAAAACGCAACTTGATGATCTTCATCCGTCCGCAAATTATCGATACTGCAGAAGACATTGATAACATTACAAGACATGAACAAGACATATTCCGCAACAAAGCAAGAAGTAAAAAGATGTGGAAATACGAGGTTGAAGAGGCACTGGATTTTCTTAACATCAAATGCCCAGAGGTCAGCTTACATGATAGTGAAATACGTAACCCTTAACCTCATTAAATGGTTATGTCTTGTCCTCTTAGTCTCATCTTGTGCAGTAGACCCTTACCTAGATTTTAAGCCTGATGTGTGTTATTTTCCAAGCGCCAGGCTTATCCAATCTCTCCCCTCTTCTTTTCCTTCTTTAGCCGAAGAAGAGCACCAAGAGGAATGGGGAAAAGAACTTCACATAGGATCGCGTTTTTTACAGGAATTAGACTACTACCGAGCTATCACAAGTTTTAAAAGAGCTCTTTTTATAATTCCTCTAGAACATCCGAGAAGGACGCAAGTGGAATTCTATATCTTTCAAGCCTACTATTTAGCGGGCAAATATGCTGAAGCCCTAGAAAGTTTTGAGGCTAGTCAGCTAGCCCAAGTCACCCTTCAGTTCACCGCGCTCGATGAGCTTTTGCTTATGCTTTACGATAGTTACATCCACACCAATCAAATTGACCAGGCAATTCGAGTCCTAGGCTTAATGGAAATAAGAAACTGTGAATCTCTGCCCAATTTGCAATTGAGCCATTCGATGCAGCACGCAAATTTTCAACAGCTGGATCTACAGGCAGAAAAGAATGCAGATATAGCCTGTTTTTTAAATCAGTACAAGAGCCTAGCAAAATCCCCCAAAAAAGCTCGTTTGTTAAACGCTTTTCTTCCTGGAGCGGGTTACCTCTATGTCGACCAGCCCAAAACTGCCTTTACAGCTTTGATGATCAATACTCTTTTTACTGCTGCAGCCTATCAGTTTTTTAATGAAGGCTACTGGGCAGCTGGTCTAGTCACTGCAGGGATTGAAGCAGGATGGTATCTAGGCGGTATCAATGGAGCAGGAATTGCTGCAAATGAATACAATGAGCGGCTCTACGAATGTCAAGCTAAAGATTTTATGATTAAAAACAAGCTTTTCCCTATCTTAATGTTCCGCTATGCCTTTTAAACTTGCTCTCCTATCTCTCCTCTTTTTTTCCATATTAACAGCAGATCCATGGGGCAAAGATGCCGACATGCTTTCAAAGCCTCCTCAAAACACTTTCGTGCAGGCTAAAAGCGGTTTCGGAGTATCTTTAAGCCGCATGGTTATCCGTTTCCATCAAGAAGTCATTTCACCCGCTGATGGGCCGAGGAGCCACTACATTCCAAGCAGCTCCCAATACACTCTTGATGCCATCAATAAATATGGTTTCATGAAGGGATGGATCTATGGATGTGATCGCCTACTTAGAGAAAATAGTGACAAATGGGTTTACAGAGAAGTTATGGCACCTGACGGCTGCTTGATGAAATGGAATCCTGTCCCCTAATTGGGGCATTGGGGATCATTTCAAGCACTTGTTGAAATGTTATTTCGTCAGAGGACTCTTCAACTACTTCATGAAATTTTAGAAGCTCCTTAGCTCTATGCAGGGCTTTTTGCATGTATAGTTGTGGACGAAGATCTTCGAAAACAAAGAGATTTTCTTTTTTTAAACGCTGAATGATCCCAGAGTTACTCATGACCTCCCACACCTCACTGCTCATTCCACAAGCAATAAGGTATCTGTTCCCTTTTTCGAGATATTCTTGAAGTTGCAGCAAAGCAAGACACGAAGTTCCATCAAAGTCCCGAGCGTTCTTAAGTTGTAAAATGATCACTTTTGTCGTCTGATCATCTTCAGCAATAGATTTTAAAGTTGTATAGAAAACATCAGCGGAGCCAAAGAATAATTCCCCTTCAACTTTAATCACCCTAATAGGTTTTTGTAGATAAGCTGCGGAGAGATCCAAACTTTTTAACTCCCCTGTTTGGTCGATCGCATATTCGATTAATTGAGGCAAGGAGGCTTTTTTGAGATATAGGGTGATCGAAATCGTAACGCCAATGTAGAAAGCCGTGTCCAGGCTAAAGAAAATACAGGCTAAAAATGTTGCGACTAAAACCAGTGCATCGGAACTTGTGGATTTTAAACAGAGAAGCAGCTGTTTATAGTTTACCAGTGAAGCCGCTGTTACAAATAAAAGCGCAGCAAGAGTTGGTAAAGGGGTAAAATTGACTAAGAACCCAAAGAAATGGATGATTAGAGCAACGCTGAGCACGTTAAAAATTGCCGCCATTTTTGTACGGGCACCAGAACTTAAATTTAAACTGCTCCTTGCATTGCTAACCGAAATGGGCATTGCACCTGTACAGGAGGAGGTTAAATTGGCTAGTCCGACAGCCAAAATTTCTTGATTAATAGAGATGGGAAAACCGGACGTTGCCGCTATAGATTTTGAAGTGCAGGTCGTTTCAATAATGCTAAGTAATGCCACTGCAAATGCAACAGAAACAAGATGATTTATGATCCCAAAATTAATAGGGGGAATCACAAACGAAGGCAGAAGCGCAAATTGCTCATCACTTAAACCCACAATGTTGACATTCTGAATCCAGTGGTGTAGCGAACTAAAGTAAAAAGCCGCGTAGACTCCAATTGCAAGAATAAGTGTAATGGCCGCAGCAGGCAATTTTCGCTTAACACGTTTCAAGCTGACAAGCGTAATTAAGCTAAAAAGACCAAAAGCTAGCGTTTGCCCTTGAAACTGATTTAAGTGGGTCAGAAAATAAACACTGCGCTCAAAAAGAGAGCGAATGCCACCCTCCATCGGAATTCCACAAAAAGTAAAAAGCTGGTTGACAACAATTGCCAATGCTCCCCCTGCAAGATACCCAAGAACGACTGAATAGCTTACAAACTGAGTCAACCTGCCTAGTTTAAAAACAGCAGCTAACAATTGGAAAAGGCCAGCTAAGAAAGCAATTTGAGACATGATCTGCAGAGCAATCACTTCCCTTTCGATACCTGAAGTTTCACGATAGAAGGCAAATAAAATTTCTGCCGTTCCCGCCTGCATCAAAATTGCGATGGCATTGACAGGACCAGCAATCAAAAACCGAGATGAACCTACGAGTGCTGCAACAAGGGTCGAGAAAATGGCCGCAAGCAGTCCCGCAGAAAGAGGGAGACCGGCTACAATGGCATAAGCCATGGCCTGAGGGATAGTCAGTAGAGAAACCTGAATACCTGAAAACAGGTCCTTGCGCAGCGAATCCAGACTATATCCCTTAAACTCATTAATAAAATGAGTAAATGAAAATTCATCTTTTTGTGTTTGTTCGTACGTCATAAGTACAAATAGGATACTCTATATAATTGTTAATAATCAAACTATCAGGTATTATTTTTAAACCTAATTGATGGAATTGCAAACATTTTAGCCTGAATTCTTGATTACCTTTTGGTATCCTAAAAAGATGCTAGGTGATTTGTTAAAGGTCTATCTAATACTGGGCACTGTACAAATTTTTCTAAGAGAGAATGAAAATGACCAAACCTCCAAAACTCGCAATCGTCGGCAGACCTAATGTCGGTAAATCTGCTCTTTTTAACTCAATCTGTCAAAAAAAAATTGCGATTGTTGACGAAACAGAAGGCGTAACTCGAGATCGTCTTTATGGTGAATCGCATCTATTTGGGTTTTCGTTTCAGGTCATCGATACAGGTGGAATCGATCCTAAGTCAAAAGCGCAGTTCAATGAACACATTAAACAGCAAGCTGAAATTGCTATTGAAGAAGCAGATACTATTGTAATGGTAGTAGATGGAAAAATCGGCATCACTGCTTTAGATCAGGAAATTGCCTCAATCCTTTTGCGCACAAAAAAACCTGTTTGTCTTGCAGTCAACAAAATTGATTCTCCTGAACTGCGTGATCACATTTATTCTTTTCTCGCTTTAGGGATCAAAGATGTTGTTGCAGTATCCGCTGCCCAAAATTGGCAAATAGCAGAACTCCTAGAGACGGCTTTAAAAAGTTTTCCCCGCGATGTTGAGGTAGAAAAGGAACCAGAGTCAATCAAGATTGCTATTATTGGAAGACCTAATGTTGGCAAATCCTCTTTAGTAAACTACTTCCTAGAAGAGGACCGCTGCATTGTCAGCCCCATTCCCGGAACCACAAGGGACAGCGTTGATATTTCATTCACTATAGACGGAACTTTATATACACTAATTGACACTGCGGGTATCCGCAGAAAGAAAAGTGAACAAGATGTCATTGAAAAATTCGCAGCTATTCGCACAGAACGCGCCATAGAGCGTGCCGACCTTTGCCTTTTTCTAATTGATGCGCAAGAGGGAATGACCGCACAAGAAAAACGAATTGCAACACAAGTAGAAGAAGCAGGCAAATGTTGCATCTTGCTATTTAATAAATGGGACCTTGTCAAAGGCTTTCGCATGGAGCACTGCTTGAAAGGTTTAGAAATGGCTGTCCCCTTCTTAAAACATTGTCCTAAACTCTTTATTTCTGCGAAAAGTGGCAGAAATTTAGAAAAGATTTTCCCGCTTGCTGCGCAAGTGTATGCAGATTCAAAACTGCGTATCACCACGCATCAATTGAATAAATTTATCGGGCAGGCAATGCAAAAGAACCATCCGCCAATGATTACAGGCAAGCGTCTCCGCATCTATTATATGGCACAAGTAGACATCCAACCCCCTACTTTTGTTGTTTTTGTCAATTACCCCAATTTAATGTCTGATAGTTATAGAAAATACATTTATAATCAACTGCGGGAAACCTACGGTTTTTCAGGGGTTCCAATTAATCTTTACCTTAAAGGCAAAGAGAAGAAAGACCGCCAGCATAGACCGGACTTAGAGAACAAACAGACCTGGCAAACTAAAAAGATTGACGAAGAATTTGCTGAAGAAGAGTTTCTAGGAGAGGATTTTGAAGACGAGTTTGAGTACGAGGAAGAGCTTACCGAAGAATAATTTCAAAGCTATGTCACTGTCTTAGACAGTGAAAGCTTGCATATAGGGCAGGCTTAACTCGTAAGCTGTTGATATCTAGCTTGCTCCTAAACACCAGGTAATCGCTAACCTATCCTGAACCTGTGTGTCATTTAGAAAGTAAGCTTATTACTTTGGTTTAGAAAAGAAATACGACACGATTTGCACAGCAAATGAAGCCTTAGCTCAGATCGACCTTAAAATCAATTGACCTACCCGCAGCAAACAGCCGCATATACCTCTTTGCTTCATTATCGAGTCGGTTGTAGCTCAAATCGAGGACTTTCAACGCGGGGATATTGGCAAGCAACTTCAAAATGCGTATGACCCCCTCTGTTGTGAGTAAATTGTCTTGAAAGGAAAGATATTCCAAACAGAGATTTCCTTGAAAACATTCTAGTATAGCCACACAGTCTTCATTGCTTAATTGATTATCGCTAAACAAAAGTTTGGAAATAAACCCTTTAAACTTTCTTCCCTCCCATAAGAGGTGTAGCTTTAAATTTCCTAATCGATTTCCTGAGATGTCTAAGGAACGCAATGATTCGCTGGATTGAAGAATATGCGCAAGACTTTCTCCTATATCCCTATTTGCTTCACCAAAGGTGTAGGACAAAACCAGATGTTCTAGGCTACTGTAGTTTAAAAAATTATGAAAGAATTGAACGATTGCAGGAGGATTTAGAGTGAAGCTAGATAAATGGATAGAGATTAGCTTTTCAGCTTCCTTTTTCATGCCTAGAAACGGCTCAAGGATCGCCTGAATACTACCATGTTCTGGCTCTCCATCATTAACATAAGTCAAAGCCACATCTCGAATATTAGGATTTGCAGCAAGTAACTCTGCAACGTTAGCCTCTTCGTTGTTATGGCAATGCATATTATATAACCGGACGGTATGAAGAGATTTATGCTTTGAAAGCTCTTGAATGAGAGAAAGGCAAGATGAGGGAAAAATAGGAGATTTCAGCTCAAAAACCTCTAATGTTTTATTGCCTCGCAGCCCTTCTAACAATACTTTCAACCTCTCAGGTGAATACCAACCATTCAATAAAGCGAGTCGTTTAATGTGTGGACTTTCCTTGAGTAGATGGCTAACCATTTCTAATGCGTCTAGGCTGTCTGGCATCTCTAACTCAAGGTCTTCAAGAGATGGATGTTCATGTGCCTTTTCAAAAATACGCGCAATTTCGTCAGTTTTAACATGAATTTTTAAAACTTTTAAAGAAGGAAGAACACTGAGAATGCTGCCTTTTTGAGGACAAACAAAGGAGTCTTGCTGTTCTAAGAGCGACAATCTTTCGACATGTCTAAATCCTTCAGAGTAAGAAAAAATTTTGGAAAAATCAGTGACGCGATTAGCAAATTTAATTTCAACTAAAGTCTGACGGCTTAAAAGTTCCATTAAACAGGAGTCGTTTTTTTTCCTGCGATTTACTAGCCAAACTTTGATGGTTTGACATTTTTTTAAAAATAATTTTCTCGTCGAAGAGCTTTCATGCCAAACGCATTTAGTAATAAGATCTACAAGATCAGAGGTTAGAGAATTAAGCTCTTCTTTTTTAAAAGATTCCAGATTTTTTACAATTGACTGGCAACACTGAGCTAAAAGAGACTTCACTTGCATAATAACTCGATCTCCCAAGCAATCACAAACTTAGCTACAAAACAAAGCCTGTGAGGATTTACTGATAAAAAAAATTTAAAATAGCGATTGCAATGTGAAAGTGTGATTTGTTTTTGAATCGAGAGCTATATCAAATGTCTACCATGAAAACATCAACCATAAAAAAATCTTTTAAGACTCAAGCATACAATGCTATTCCATAGTTTCTAATTAAAAATTGTTAATGAGAAATTATTATCAAGAAGGTTAGGACAAGCAGAGATTTATTACAATAGCAACTTCTGCGTTCATAAGACTACTAAAGGAGAACTCCTAGAGGCAAAGAGTAAGAAATTTCAATAAAAATTTTGCCATTTACACACATCCACAAACACACCTCACTAGCCAAAACTTAACGCACCAGGCACTGCTTCGCTAACTCTCCGTCAGTTGTTTGAGTTTTTGTGCTAAATACACAAGGCTAGAGGGGTTTGTATGATTAGAAAGATCGCGCATTAAAGGTTAGGGAAATCCTGGAGTAAGTGCATCAGCTCGTCGCGAGAAAAACGTTTTAATACTTCATGATCGTCAACACCAACGACATCTTCCATCAGTTGTCCTTTGCGTTGAATCAGCTCATGAATGCGCTCTTCGAACGTTTTTTTTGTTATCAATTTGAACACTTGAACATTTCTGTGTTGCCCGATACGGTGCACACGATCTGTAGCTTGGTCTTCCCGAGCTTTATTCCACCACCGATCGTAATGAATGACCACTGAAGCTGCAGTAAGATCAATCCCTAATCCCGCAGCTTTAAGCGAAGCAACAAACACTTCACACTTGGGATCTTGATGGAAAATTCTAATCTGCTCACTTCTATCCTTAGTAACGCCTCTGATTCCAGCATAACCAATGCCCTGCGTTTTCAAATAGCTCTCTATAATATCTAGCATTCCTAAGTATTGCGAAAAAATGACGACTTTTTGCGCACTTTCCCTGGCTTCCTGTAAAAGCTCTACAAAAAGATCCCATTTTCCAGATTGATACTTTTTGTAGTCTCCTACCTTCTTTAAATACAAGGCGGGGTGATCAACAACCTGCTTTAAATGAGAAAGTAAAGCAAAAATGTGAATATAGGGAATCGTTTTTGAAGAATCATTAAGATCAGGAAGCAAGCGGTCTCTTCCTTGCTGTAAAACCTCTTGGTATAGCTTAGCCTGGTCAAGATGCATATCACAATGGGACATTTCTTCTGTTTTATCAGGAAGATCTAGCAAAACATCCTCTTTCTTCCGACGCAGCACAAAGGGTTTAATGAGCCGATTGAGCTTTTGTTTTTGCCGCATATCATTTTCACGTTCAATAGGCTTAATATATAATCGAGAAAATTCATTGTCAGGAGGCATGTACAGAGGGAGAACAATGTCAAATAGAGCTTTTAATTCTCTTAAGCGATTTTCAATCGGAGTTCCTGTCAAACCAAGGCGCATTGTAGCGCGTATATTTAATAAGCTATTATAGAGGCGGCTTTGGAAATTCTTCGCAACTTGGATCTCATCAAATATGGCTACGGTGAAATCATGCTTTTGAAAAAACTTCATCTCATTTCTTAAGATCCCATAGGATGTCAAAAGTACATCATAATCTTGTCCTGCTAATTCTTTTCTCTTCGTCCCATGGAAAATTAAAATTTTTAAATCGGGGAGAAATTCCTGCAATTTTTCTTGCCAGTGATAAAGTACAGAAGTAGGACAGACAACCAAAAAACGCTTTTTTTCTTTCTTTTTCATGTTTTTGATCGCCACAAATAAAGCCATCGCTTGGTGGGTCTTACCCAATCCCATGTCATCGCATAGCAAACCACTCAAACCATATTCAAAAAGTGAAAACAGCCACTGGACACCCTTATCTTGATAAGGCCTTAAAACACTTTTTAAGCCTGTTAAATTGACAGGCACTTCATGTTTGGTTTCAAGCAACTCTTGCAATATTTTTTTACTGGCAGCATCGCATTCGATTTCTTCTAAAGCATTCAATCTAATCAGCTCTACAGAGGAAAAATGGATCTCATTGTTTTTCATATCCACTTGGTTTTCTTTGATAGACCGAAACCAATCAAAACGACTTACTGATAAATCGATGAGTCCATAAGGGGAAAAAAAATAGGGTTGCTTTTGTTTGTAGGCTTGGTAAAGCTCGGCAAAAGGAACTTTTCCTTTTTCCGTTACATAGTTAATCGTTAAAACATAATCTCCATGCTTATTTTGAAAAATAGCAACATTAAAAGAAATTGTATCGGGCGCTTTTAGTTTAGGATCAAGGTGGGCGATATAAGGTTGAATTTGTATTAGATCTTCCCGGATAAAGTCCTTTATTTTTGCCCCTTGCACTGTGCGTTTCTCTGTGTAATTTTCAGGCAACCGCATCTCAATCGGCAATTCATAAAATCCTACATTTTCTACGTAAACGATATCATCATAAAATCTTAAGCGTTTACCTAAATATTCTGATTTTATTTGAAAAAAGGGAACAATTTCGATTTTAGAGACATCCGTTAAAGTCACATTTAATCCGACCTCTAGAAAAGGACATGTCGGAGCAAAAAAATCTTGGACTAGCTCTAGGTCACTGTGGTTGTGGTGGATGAAACTTGGAATTTGCTCAGCGCTTATTGCCACCCCTTGCTGCAGTGGTAAGCTAATGGACACGTTACTTTTAGAATAAAATCCCTCACTCTCAACATAGACCCACGAGCCAAAATCTCTTGTTCTTTTTTTATGGTTTTCTAGCGAAAGCCTCTTACCAAATGAAAGTCGGCCTATTCCATCCACTTTGTAGGTAATCTGAGCCTCTAGGCTGTGCAAATGGATTTTAAATCCTTCTTGCGTATTTAGCCATGCCATTTTTTGACGCACGAAATCTGTTATATCGTGCTCAGAAATGATCGTCTCTATAACAGGAAACTCTAAGCCATAAATCCAATAAAAACCTTTTTTTTCAATATAGGCCCAGTGGCCAAAAAACTTGGAATAGGGCTGAAGAAGATCTTTCTTTTCAAAAATATAAGTGGAAATGTGCAAGTTAAACTGAGCATCAAATTTCAAAAAGTAATTAGACTTAACAGGTTGCAAATGCAAGGTGACTCCACTAATTAATGGAGCAATCTCATTGGCATAGTGATCTAAAGCATAAGCAATCTCATCGCTTTGCAAAAGGGGGGATTTGAGAAGCGCATGTGTCTCTTTGGGGTAAAATCCAATCTTAGGAAGGTAATACCAATTTTCAAAAACGATTCTTTCCCTGGGATCTTTTAATAAAGGTTTGATTTCTAATTGCAAAGTTTCGTGTTTTTCGTCGTAAAAAACGCTGCTGACAAAATCTTGGAGCTTATTGAATACTTTTAAAGAAGAATCAACAGTTGCCAAACCATCGATAATTGTGAGGAATTCTTCACCTTTAAAATGATAGACCAAAGAAAAACCTTTGAACTCGGCAACAAGATGAGAGGGAAGATCTTTGCTATCGTAACGAAACGACACAATGTTTAACTTACCTTTTTCTTGCTCCAATAGAATCCATCTCGCAAGGTCGCTCCAGAGGGATAATTCGTATTGAAGTCCCTCGCTTGGCTTTCCCTTTCTCCATAAAGAGAGTTCCTGCTCAGAAAGATTGGAGAATTTTAGAGAGGTTTCTTCAGTCTCAAAGGGTTTTCTCTCAATCATTTCTAAGAGAAGAGATTTCACCTCTTCGTCTTTAAACACAATCTCCAATTGTGAATCAAAAAAGATGGCGTTTTTTTCTTTTTTGATTTTAGGGTGATCGCCAAAGTGCACGAAGAAAAGATGGCATAAAGCCTTCCAAAGAGAAAGTTCGTAGCGGATATGCAGTGGATGCACAGGGTTACTGTAAATCCGCAATAGGGCTGCAACCAAATGAACACATCCTTCATGCTGATCCTCTTCTTTGCAAGAACAGAATGCGTCCTGCAAACTCCCTTGGGAATCTAGCTGGACAAAAGCCCAGCAATCCTCTTTCGTATTCGGATCTAAAACTTTAATCTGATATGTTGCACCTGCAAATTGGATATCTTGAACAGAATCACGCGAAATAAGCTCCTCAGCTTCAGGAACATATTTTTTTAAGAGGTCTGGTATTGGGATCATAAAAGCTATTATAATAACAAATAGATAGTAGCGCTATGCTTTTTTTTAAAGCTTTTTACAATCAATCAATTAAGGAGAATTTTTAAGGATTAGCCCTATAGGGAGTTGATCTGCAAAAAAGAGTTCTTGCTCTACTTCATTCAAAGCAGTTTGCCCCTCTAATAATTCTCTTAAACGATTTTCTCCTGGAAAACGTTCTATAATACCCGTAAGCAATTTCTTAGAAATATTGAGGTGGGGGTGGACACTATAACTTGCTAGTTGCATACACAAACGCGCTAGCACAGAATTATCTAACCCTTTAATATCTAGAAGCTTAAATAGCCAATCCTCCACAACTGCCTTATCCAAAGCTTGGGTAAATGGCGCATACATCAAATTTCTTGCGCCAACACGTCCCAATGCATAAACATCAGCGCTTTGATACTCAGCTGATATTATGCGTTGTATAATTGCATTTCCTAAAACAATCTTTTTAGCTGGTTCCAACCACTCTAAAGAGGCTAAAGTGCGCAATTTTTCGCTAAAAAGATAGTTTTCCTGTCTTTGTTTAAAAATGGGGAATTTACCATTTTTTATTTGCAGATCATCTAGAAGCATCTGCGCGATCCGGATTTGCTGGCCTTTCCCCAGCCCCCCAGCAATGCGTCGATAAAAAATCCATTTTTGCAATAAAACGGCATCGGAAGGGTTTCCTTTTTGTAAATCAGCTAAAATCAGCTTCCACAACTCTTTCATCCGATGTTCATCAAGCGGAAATCCAAATCCCGGTCTAAGAAAAAAACCTAAAGCATTCCAAAACCTTTCTTGCTGTTTAGGAAAGTTCTTGAAAGTCAACAAATGATCTCCGAGCTTCCTTAATACGCTGATGGGCCAAGAAAGCCTTGGCTGATTCAGCCGTTTTTCTAAACCCTCCATTAACTTTTCATTGGATCCTTCATGAGAAAAATAGTGGTTTAAAAAATCCAATGCTGGACTAAGCGTCGTATTGTCATAGGTCTCATCAATGCGTCTATTTTTTTCAAAACCTAATAAAACATTATCCGAACCCGAGTTGAACGCAAGGTTCCAAACATGTTCACTATTTTTAGACTGTAATGTTAATTCAAGCACGCCTATTGAGCTGAGTTTGGCAGCTAAATGTACAGGGATTAATTCTTTAGTTTGCCCAAATTTTAAAACAGTTTGCAGAGTAGGTAAGGGCAACATTTCTAAAGGGTCTATAGAGCTAAATTGACCAATTTTATCATCTAATCTTGTATGAGAGGCATATACTTTAAAACTCACTGGTGTATTTGGCAATAAATGGAAAAGAAAAGGTGAATGAAAGGTTTGATCTTCCTCACACCCCCTTTCAAGGAGTGTTAATGCTTTGGATTCTCCCTCGTGATTGACTTCAACATAATACGAGCGAGGCGATCCCCCTCCTATACGTGTGGAATGGCCTTGACGAGCTTTAGCAAAATGAGCAGCTCCCTTTGCAACGGCGAAATCGAAACTCTCCGTTTCCAATTCTTGAATAGATGTATCGCTAAACCAAGTTTGTAAAGAATGCAAAATTGCTTCACGGAATAGCTTAGGTTTGACAGCGCCCCCGTTAAACAAAACTTTAGAGGGCCTTTTGCCTACTTTATTCAAAAATTGAGCAAGATGCTTTGTAATTGAAGGCTCTTCTTCAAAGGGAAGACCTACACCTTTTAAAGCTTTTTTTTTGGCTGTTGTAAGAGCTTCAGGAAAGGTGTATTGTCCAAAAAACCCTTCAGAAAGGAGGTTCCTCAGCTCTTCTCGGGCCAATTCAACTCTTTGGGTATTGCGTATAATGGACGCTCCCCTTCCTTGTACTACCACCTGATAGGTAAGTGGACTTTCTTCAGCTAAAAGAATTTCTTTTGCCCTTCTTGCCGCAAATCTTAGTGCATGCGTTTCCTCATAAGACTCCACCTCTTCTTTCATTTTACTTTGGATCAGATGAGAAATGGCATGATCCATGTTATCACCCCCCAGTAGTAAGTGACTCCCTACAGCAATCCTGTCAAAAGAAAATTTTTCCTCATTTTTTCTGACTTCAATTAAACTAAAGTCCGTTGTTCCCCCTCCAATATCAACAACCAACACGATATCACCTTCGGAAAGATTTTTCTTAAATGATTGCTCGTGATTTGCCATCCAACAATAAAATGCAGCTTGAGGCTCTTCAAGCAAAATCAAGGATTTAAAGCCCGCATTTCTCGCTGCTTCTAATGTCAATCCTCTGGCTGTTTCATCAAAAGAAGCAGGAATTGTGAGAACAATTTCTTGAGCTTCAAGTTCTTTGTCAGGATCCCCTTTTGCGATATAAAAGTTCCAAGCATGACGAATATGGTTTAGATAGCGAGAGCTCGCTTCCAAAGGACTAATTCTTTGGATAGAGCTGCTTGCATTTTCAGGTAGCAAAGCGCTTTTCTGATAGGCGTGTGGGTGGCAAAGCCAGCTTTTTGCAGAGTGGACCAGTTGTGTGGGGACTTGAGTTCCCTCTTCCCAAGCCACTTGACCTACAACATAGGAAAGAGTTTTTTGCCAAGGCAAAGAGTATTTAGCCGCTTGCTTTTCATCGAGAATATAACAATAAGAAGGTAAAGAATTCCGATGTTCTAATTTGCCATTAGCACCGATTTGAGGAATGAGAAAATTTCTTACAGCAAGTGTGGGATTAACCTCTTTATTTAAATCGACAAAAGCAACCGCACTATTTGTCGTTCCTAAATCAATTCCTATAAGATAACGTGCACTCATCCTTAAAGCCTAAATTCTTATTAAATAGAAACTTCCTTTTAAAGAATCATCTCTGGAGCGGTGTATTCATAATCCAGATCGCGAGCGACAGAGGGGTTAGTGACTTTTCCAAGAGCGACATTCAAGCCATCTTTAAGCCCTTTATTTTCTAGTAAAGCTCGTCGCCAGCCATGATTGGCAATAAGCAAGGCGTAATCCATCGTCGCATTTGTTAAAGCTTGTGTGGCCGTCTTAGCAACGGATCCTGGCATGTTTGTCACACAGTAGTGGACAACGCCGTCTACAACATAGGTAGGCTCTGTATGAGA harbors:
- a CDS encoding hypothetical protein (Product derived from UniProtKB/Trembl:Q6MB41); amino-acid sequence: MIPIPDLLKKYVPEAEELISRDSVQDIQFAGATYQIKVLDPNTKEDCWAFVQLDSQGSLQDAFCSCKEEDQHEGCVHLVAALLRIYSNPVHPLHIRYELSLWKALCHLFFVHFGDHPKIKKEKNAIFFDSQLEIVFKDEEVKSLLLEMIERKPFETEETSLKFSNLSEQELSLWRKGKPSEGLQYELSLWSDLARWILLEQEKGKLNIVSFRYDSKDLPSHLVAEFKGFSLVYHFKGEEFLTIIDGLATVDSSLKVFNKLQDFVSSVFYDEKHETLQLEIKPLLKDPRERIVFENWYYLPKIGFYPKETHALLKSPLLQSDEIAYALDHYANEIAPLISGVTLHLQPVKSNYFLKFDAQFNLHISTYIFEKKDLLQPYSKFFGHWAYIEKKGFYWIYGLEFPVIETIISEHDITDFVRQKMAWLNTQEGFKIHLHSLEAQITYKVDGIGRLSFGKRLSLENHKKRTRDFGSWVYVESEGFYSKSNVSISLPLQQGVAISAEQIPSFIHHNHSDLELVQDFFAPTCPFLEVGLNVTLTDVSKIEIVPFFQIKSEYLGKRLRFYDDIVYVENVGFYELPIEMRLPENYTEKRTVQGAKIKDFIREDLIQIQPYIAHLDPKLKAPDTISFNVAIFQNKHGDYVLTINYVTEKGKVPFAELYQAYKQKQPYFFSPYGLIDLSVSRFDWFRSIKENQVDMKNNEIHFSSVELIRLNALEEIECDAASKKILQELLETKHEVPVNLTGLKSVLRPYQDKGVQWLFSLFEYGLSGLLCDDMGLGKTHQAMALFVAIKNMKKKEKKRFLVVCPTSVLYHWQEKLQEFLPDLKILIFHGTKRKELAGQDYDVLLTSYGILRNEMKFFQKHDFTVAIFDEIQVAKNFQSRLYNSLLNIRATMRLGLTGTPIENRLRELKALFDIVLPLYMPPDNEFSRLYIKPIERENDMRQKQKLNRLIKPFVLRRKKEDVLLDLPDKTEEMSHCDMHLDQAKLYQEVLQQGRDRLLPDLNDSSKTIPYIHIFALLSHLKQVVDHPALYLKKVGDYKKYQSGKWDLFVELLQEARESAQKVVIFSQYLGMLDIIESYLKTQGIGYAGIRGVTKDRSEQIRIFHQDPKCEVFVASLKAAGLGIDLTAASVVIHYDRWWNKAREDQATDRVHRIGQHRNVQVFKLITKKTFEERIHELIQRKGQLMEDVVGVDDHEVLKRFSRDELMHLLQDFPNL